In Gossypium raimondii isolate GPD5lz chromosome 12, ASM2569854v1, whole genome shotgun sequence, a single window of DNA contains:
- the LOC105765009 gene encoding AT-hook motif nuclear-localized protein 23 → MAGLDLGTASRYVHQLQRPELHLQHQPEPEDQEGSNNRGGHYGSAAHNHDDDSHHHGLDLVNAANSGELGARRPRGRPPGSKNKPKPPVIITRESANTLRAHILEVGNGCDVFDCIANYARRRQRGICILSGSGTVTNVSIRQPSAAGAVVNLHGRFEILSLSGSFLPPPAPPGATSLTIFLAGGQGQVVGGSVVGELMTAGPVIVIASSFTNVAYERLPLEEDDQLQVQSGGAGNNMFADSGAGPGGLPFLNLPLNMQPNVQLPF, encoded by the coding sequence ATGGCCGGTCTTGATTTAGGCACTGCTTCTCGCTACGTTCATCAACTTCAAAGACCGGAGCTTCACCTCCAACACCAACCTGAACCTGAAGACCAGGAAGGTTCAAACAACCGTGGAGGTCACTATGGCTCAGCTGCCCATAACCATGATGATGACTCTCACCACCACGGCTTAGACCTAGTCAACGCAGCCAACTCAGGTGAGCTTGGAGCCCGTAGGCCAAGGGGCCGTCCTCCAGGTTCCAAGAACAAACCAAAGCCTCCTGTCATCATCACACGGGAGAGCGCAAACACCCTCCGAGCTCACATTCTTGAAGTTGGGAACGGCTGTGATGTGTTTGATTGTATTGCCAACTACGCCCGGAGAAGGCAAAGAGGAATCTGTATATTGAGTGGGAGTGGTACGGTGACCAACGTCAGCATTAGGCAACCATCTGCTGCTGGAGCTGTGGTTAACCTTCATGGCAGATTTGAGATACTATCACTTTCAGGTTCTTTCTTGCCACCACCAGCTCCACCAGGTGCCACCAGTTTGACAATCTTCTTGGCAGGCGGGCAAGGCCAGGTTGTAGGAGGAAGTGTGGTTGGGGAACTCATGACGGCTGGACCTGTTATTGTTATAGCCTCATCGTTCACAAATGTTGCCTATGAAAGGCTGCCCTTGGAAGAGGATGACCAACTGCAGGTGCAAAGTGGCGGTGCTGGGAATAACATGTTTGCTGATTCGGGAGCTGGTCCTGGGGGTTTGCCTTTCTTAAACTTGCCACTTAATATGCAGCCTAATGTCCAGTTACCGTTTTGA
- the LOC105765010 gene encoding uncharacterized protein LOC105765010: protein MDCLVLPVCLLGKRSMGSRLGYRRLTRELEPQVRVVVGKEKREFWVDPLVLEESPFRVLMETLKKGNGSHATREKKKKVIFVDVDAILFEHMLWLMNNDSSSLFQLDLHDIIDFYAQDY, encoded by the coding sequence ATGGATTGCTTGGTATTGCCTGTTTGCTTATTGGGAAAGCGCAGCATGGGATCACGGCTAGGCTACCGGCGTCTAACGCGCGAGTTGGAGCCACAAGTGAGGGTGGTGGTAGGGAAAGAGAAACGAGAATTTTGGGTGGACCCTTTGGTGTTAGAGGAGAGTCCATTCCGGGTTTTGATGGAAACATTGAAGAAAGGGAATGGCAGCCATGCAACaagggagaagaaaaagaaggtgATATTCGTGGACGTGGATGCTATCTTGTTTGAGCACATGCTGTGGTTGATGAACAATgattcttcttctttgtttcaACTTGATCTCCACGATATTATTGACTTCTATGCTCAAGATTACTag